TCCGGGACCAGGCGCTGGCCGACGACCCGGCGGCGGCGGGCGCGCTGGGCGACCACCCGGCGTTCGCGGTGCTGGAGGAGCTGGTCGCCGAGGGCCGCACCGGCAAGTCCGGCGGGGCGGGGTTCTACGAGTACCCGGAGGGCGGCCGGAAGTTCCTGTGGCCGGGGCTCTCGCGCTACGCCGAGGCGGACGCGGGCGTGACGGAGAAGGACGTCGAGGACCGCCTGCTGTTCATCCAGTCGCTGGAGACCCTGCGGTGCCTGGACGAGGGCGTGCTGACGTCGGTCGGCGACGCGAACGTCGGCAGCGTCTTCGGCTTCGGCTTCGCGCCGTGGAGCGGCGGCACGGTGCAGTTCGTCAACTCCTACGGCCTGACGAGCTTCGTCGAGCGCGCGGACTACCTGGCCGACACCTACGGCGAGCGCTTCCGCCCGCCGGCCTCCCTCCGCGACCGCGCCGCCACCAACACCCCCTACTGACCCGCGAGTCGTAAGTCCAAGCCCCGCGAGTCGTAAACCCGGGCCCCGCGAGTCGTAAGTCCAAGCCCTCCGAGTTCCACGTTCGCGCACCGCGATCGATCGCGAACGTGGAACTCGCGGGGCGCGAACTTACGACTCGCGGAGCCTGGGTTTACGACACGTTGACGGTGGTGTGCCGGGTCGTGCCGTTCACGGTGACGGTGACGGTGACCCCGGCCGGGCGCAGTGCGGTCAGGGTGCCGGTGCGCGGGTCCAGGTGGGCCGCGTGCCAGGGGCGGAGGCCGGTCGGCGGGCCGACGTGCAGGTTCGGCGAACCCGACCAGTCCGCGCTGACCGGGTGGTCCACCGGGACCTGGCGGGACCCCTGGGTGACGGTGGCCGTGACCGGGACCGACGTGCCCACGCGGACGGCGGGCGGCGCGGTCAGGGTCAGCGCGTCCACGTGCGGGCGGACCTCGGCGGCGATCCAGTCGTCACCGGGGTGGCGGGCGCCGACGCCGAGCATGGTCCAGCCGGTGAACCCGCCGCGGCCCGCGTCACCGGCGGGGGCCTTGCCCGAGTTGCCGTTCACCAGGTACGGCACGCCGTCCACCCGCGAGGCGTGGAACAGGCCGACGTGCCCGCCGACGAACGCCGCGCCCTTGCCGGTGGTGCGCCGGAAGTCCGCCAGCCAGTCCTCCACCAGGTCGGCCTCCAGCCGGTCCGACAGCTGACTGCCCCTGGTGGGCGTCGGGTCGCGCGGCGGGTGGTGCTGCACCACGACGACCGAGCCGACCGCCGAGTGGTCGCGCAACGCCTCGCGCAGCAGCACGGCCTGCTCGAACCCGCCGCCGCGCAGGGTGCCGGTGGACGAGTCGAGCAGCACGAACCGCGTGCCCCGGTGGTCGAACACCCGGTGCGTGGCGCCGAACTCGCGGCGGAAGTTCTCGATCGTGCCCGGCCCCATGATCTCGTGGTTGCCCGGCGCGTAGTACCAGGGCAGCTCGTCGCCCAACTCCTCGGTGAGCACGCGCCGGGCCAGCGCGAGGTCCTCGGGCGACGCCTCGTCGACGAAGTCGCCCGCGATCACCAGGAAGTCCGGCCGCTGCGCCTTGACCTCGCGCAGCGTGCGCCGCGCGGCCCGCACCAGGGCGCTGTCCGGGTCGCGCGCCACGAACTGCGCGTCCGACAGCACGGCGAACCGCCACGGCCGGTCGGCGACGGTGCCGTCCGCCACGACCACCCGGTCCTCGACCGGCTCGGTGACGGGCAGCTCGACGCTCGGCGGCACCTTGGCCACGATGTCGTCCACGAGCACCTCCCCCGTGTACTGGCGGTCAGCGCTGGTCTCGATCGTGTAGAACCTGTTCACCCGCAGGGGGAACGCGAGCGCGGCGGGCACCGGCACCTCCAGGTACCGCCACCCCGTCCAGGTGATGTGCGGGCCGTACAGCGACCGGCTCTGGCCCGACGCGTCGGTGACGGTGAACGCCGTCCACTCGCCGCGGCCGTGGCCGTGGACCCACGCGCCGAGCGCCAGCGGCTGGCCGGGCACCTCGATCGGCGCGGGCGGGACGGCGTAGGCGGTGCGCGTGCCGGTCGACCGGGTGAAGTCGTAGGTCATCCGCAGGCCGGGACCGGTGCGCCCGGCCGCGGGTTCGACCCGGCCGGAACCGCGGGCCGACCCGAACGTCCAGGACGCCCCGTCGTCGAACCCGGCGACGAGCCGCTCCTCCAGGCCGACGGTGACGGGCACGCGCACCTCGTGCGCCCCGACGCGGGCCACGACCGTCGTGGCGCCCGGCGCGAGGGCGGTGACCGCCAGCCGGCCGTCCCGGGGCACGACCCGGACCACGGCCGGGTCGTGCTCCAGGACCAGGTCGGCGGGTTCGACCGGCGCGGTGAACCCGTCGCCGTCCCGGCCGACCACGCCGACCTCCCCGGTGGCGCCGACGTCGGGCAGGCTCAGCCGCGCGGTCGTCGCGGACAGGCCCGCGAGCGGTCCCAGCACGGTCAGCGCGACCTCGCCGGACACGCCGCCGCGCCGCGCGACCGCGGTGGTCGTGCCGGGCCGGGAGGCGCGGAACACGCCGTCGCCGCCCACCCGGCCCACGTCGGGCCGCGTCGTGCGCCACTCGTGCCGCTCGTCGCGCGCCGGGCCGTAGGTCTCGTCGTACCCCTCGGCGACCAGCGGCCTGGTCAGGCCGGGGAAGACGCGGTCGGGCCGGCCGCCGGGGACGGTGCCGTCGCCGGGCGCGTCGCGCGGGTCGAGGGCGGTGCCGACCCGGAACCCGGTCAGCTCGCCGCTGCCCTCCGGGGCGTACAGGGCCAGCCCGTTGGGCACGGGCCGCTCGCCGCCGTCGGACGGGCTGTTCTCCACGCTCACCGACTCGGCGCCGGGCCGGCGCGCCAGCAGCGTCGACGAGCCGCCGCCGTCGAGGTTGAGCGCGTTGTGCGCCCCCATCTCCTTGAGCACCGAGGCGACGTCCCGGAGGCTCAGGCCCGGCAGGTACGCCGACTGGCGGCCGTCCACGGTGAGCAGGAACATCCGCTCGCCGGCGGCGTCGAAGCCGACCGCGGTGCGGGGGTTGAGCGGGTCGTCGGGCGCGACCACGACGCCGTTCTCGACCAGCAGCTGGTTGCCGCCGACGGCGGCGCGCAGGGCGGTGCCGTCGGCGGCCTTCGCGGTGTGCTCCAAGGCGACCCGCTCGCCCACCTCCAGGGTTTTGAGCACGTCGGCGCCCGCCTCGCGGCCGACGAGGACGAAGCCGTCGGGCGGCACCGGGTCGTCGCCCGCGCGGTCGCGCAGCTCGGCGACGACGCCGCCGCGCACCACGACCTCGGTGACGCCGGTCGCGCCCCGCACGGCGCGCGCCCGGCTGTAGGAGCCCCACAGCGGGTCGAACACACCGATCCCGCCGTTCCGGACGAGGAGGTTGTTGAGCTGGTCGAGGCGGATCGTCGTGCCGTCGGCGCGGGTGACCCGGCCGTCGAAGAGGACCTCCATCACGCGGCCGACGCCCGCCGCGTCCACCCCGGCGGCGCGGCGGTGGTCCGCGTCGGGCGACTTGACCGTGCGGCCGCCCTGGACGCCCACGCCCCGCGGCGCGTCGGAGTTGTCGATGTCGAAGAAGTCGCCGTTGACGGCGGCGACCGCGCGGGTCCGGTCCGCCTGGGCGGACAGCGGTTCGGCGGCCGAGACGGCGCCGGGGTGCAGGTAGTCGACGCGGGTGCCGGCGGTCAGGTCGACGGTCAGCGCGTCGCCGCGCACCCAGCCGCCCACGTCACCGGGCTCGTACCAGTCGAAGGAGTCCAGGGTGACGCCGGGCGCGACCGGGCGGGTGCTGCGGGCGGTCTCGATCCGGCGGGCCGGGTCGACGGCGAGGGCGCGGCCGACCGGCGGTTCGAGCAGGTCCGGGGCGGACTCCGCCCGCGTCGACACCGGGGAGGTCGACACCGGGGAGGTCGACACCGGGGAGGTCGGTGCCGAGGCGACCGGGACGGGAGGGGCCGGCGGTGCGGCGTGGGCGTCGGGCAGGGGCAGGAGGAGGGCCGCGGCCAGGGAGGCGGCCACGGAAGCGGAGCGAGGACGTGGGGTCACGGGCACTCCCGCGGGGTGTGGTGACGAGTTTTCGCGATATCAGTGCACCGCGTTGGAGATTCGCCGGACACGTCCGTTCGGCCGCAGTTCCGCACCGGGTCAGCCGGCCCCGCCCCGGTAGGCGCCGGGGCTGGCGCCCGTCCAGCGCTTGAACGCCCGGTGGAAGGCGCTCGCCTCGGAGAAGCCCAGCCGCAGCGCCAGCTCCTCCACCGATTCGCCGCCCCGCACGAGGCTCGCCACCGCCTGGTCGCGCAGCAGCTGCTCGCGCACCTCGCGGAACGACGTGCCCTCGGCCGTCAGCCTGCGGCGCAGGGTCGGCGCGCTCACGCCGAGCCGCGCGGCGACGTTGTCCAGGCCCACCACCCCGCCGCCGAGCATCCGCCGGACCTGGCCGGACGCGTCCGCGCCGTAGTCGCGCCGGGACAGCAGCTCGGCGGGCGAGTTGCGCAGGAACCGCCGCAGCGCCGCCTCGTCCTGCACGACCGGCATCCGCAGGAACCGCGTGTCGAACGTGAGCGTCGTCGTGGGCGCGCCGAACCTCAGCGGCGCCCCGAAGATCAGGTGGTACTCCGCGCCGTGCGGCGGTTCGGGATAGGCCAGGTCGACGCCGCGCAGCGGGATGCGCCGCCCGATCAGCCACGACGAGAAGCGGTGCCACAGCACCAGCAGCGACTCGACCAGGAACCGGTCCGGGTCGTCCACGTCCTGCGCGGCCAGGGTGAACGCGGCGGCGCCGTCCCGCTCGCCCAGCGCCATCGCCGGCCGCACGTCGAACAGCCCGTAGAACGCGAGCCCGCGCCGCAGCGCGTCGTCCAGCGACGGGCAGTGCACCGCGAGCAGGCACATCGTGGCGAACGTGCCGCGCTTGCTCGGCCTCGGCCCCAGGCCCATGAACTCGTCGCCCAGCACGTCCCACAGGGCCCTGACCAGCGTGGAGTACTGCTCGGGCGTGACCCTGGCGCGCTCGTCGCCCAGCAGCGCCTCGCCGATCCCGGCGGGTCCGAGGAACTCCGCGGGGTCGTGACCGCGCCGAACGGCCCCGCGCAGCGCGGCGGTCACGTAGTGGATGGCGATGGTCCTGGTGAGCATCGCACCCAGTGTGCATCAGGTGCGGCGTGCGTCACGTCCGGGGACCGTGTGCGGCGGCGCGGCTCGGGGAGAGAGGTGCCGCGCCGCCGCCAACGGGTGGCCCACCCCAGTGAGCCGGCTCCTCGTCGGTGGGGCATCCGCCCGCCCACCCACGAGGGACGTTGTGCTGCCCATCACTCTATGTGGTCTAGACCAGATACGTCAATACGGCGAAAAGCCCAGAACCCGCCCGGGTCGCCGGGTTCGTGTTTCCGCGCGGTGTCACGACTGTTCCAGGGGTGCTACGGCGAACCCGGCGGAAAACCTCTCGCACCAGATCACGACGCTGCGGACGGCGTCCAAGGCCGTTCCGGCCGGCACTTCGTAGACCTGATCGCCCCGGTTCGCCCGCAATTTCCCCAGGTTCGTGAAACCGGAGCCGAACGCGGATTCCGGCGAGTCCGAGGGCTTGTCCGACAGGTACACGTACAGGTCCGGGCCGTCGCTGGTGTCCAGCGACTCGAACTGGACGGCGTGCCCGCCGCCCGGCAGCCGGACCAGCGTCGCGCTGCCCGTCGTGGCGTGCTCCAGCGAGCGGAACGGGCCGGAGGCCAGCGCCACCGGGCCCGCCGGCGTCGTGGTGGTCGGTGCCGACGCGGTGGACGCCGACGTGGTGGACGCCGACGTGGTGGACGCCGCCGACGTGGCCGGGGCCGTCGCGACCGGGACCAGGAGGGCCTCGTCGGCTGTCCGGTCCGTCCACAGCCGCCACGGCTGGAACAGCGCCACCCCCACGACGAGCCCCACCACCACGACACCGGCCACCACGGTCACGACCACGCGCTTGGACATCGTCCGCCTTCCTCGTCCGTCCCCGGTCGGGGACTCCCGACAAGCCTGGCGAATCGGGCGTCACCCGTGTCCGCGAATCGCCTTACGAAGTCCTGACGTCGCGCGGCGGCGTTGTTAGGGTCAGCCGGTGGACGAAAGGGCGGGGTTGGCGGTCGTGTGTGCGCTGATGCTCGGGTGCGCCCTGTTCGGCTCGTTCCCCAGCCCCGTGCCGCTGCTGTTCGCCATCGCGGCGGTCGGCGCGGCCAACGCCGCGTTCCCGCTGATGCGCACGTTCGGCTCCGCGCTGCTCGGCGGGGTGTCGGCGGCGAGCATCGGGTTGGCCCCGGTCCCGTTCGTCACCTGCTCGTCGGAGAAGTTCACCGAGGTGTTCACCTGTACGGGTGATTCGCCGACCTGGCACATGACCGGTGCGGTGCTGGTGGCGGGCCTGTCCGGGGCCGGGCTGGTGCTGGCGCGCGTGCTGGGCACGGCTGCGCTGGAGCGCAGGTTGGCGGCGCCGCGACGCGGGGAGCGCGGGGAACGCGGGTGACCGGGGCGGGCCCGGGGCCGCCGTCGCCGCTTCCGCCGGGCGGTACTGTTCTGCCGCTCGGCGTGTGCGGCACGGATGCGTTCTGAGGAGGACTGCGGTGCGGGTGCTGTGGGCGACGTGCGGCCTGGCCGTGGCGGCGTCGGCGCTGACGGGGGTCCTCATCGGCTTGTACATCGACGCGTCGGCCGGCGGCGCGGACGCCGACACCCCCTCCTCGACCTGGATCACCGGTCGCCCGTCGACCACCACGTCGTCGACGCCGAGCCTGGTGACCACCGACGCGGTGACCGCGCCGTCGAGCTCGACCACCACGACGACGGTGAGGACCACGACGACCACCACACCGGCACCGGTCGCGCCGCCACCGCCGCCCGTGGAGACCACCGAGGCGCCGCCGCCGGTGACCACGACCACGAAGACGCGCAGCACCGAGTGGCCGTGCAGCCCGCTCAACCCCCTGCCGCCGCCCTCCTGCCGGGACTGACGCCGGGCCGGCGGGACCGCCGGGATCGTCAACGGGCCCGAAACGCCCGCGTCCCCGATCGGCAACCTCGCCGCAGCAGCCTGGGCGCATGGAGCCCACACCGAAGACCTGGCGGCTGCGCGTCGAGCTCGACGACAGCCCCGGCGCGCTGGCCCGGATCACCACGAGGCTGGCCGACCGGGACTGCAACGTGCTGGCCCTGTCCGTGATCCCGGTGCCCGGAGGGGTGCTCGACGAGCTGGTCGTGCGGGGCGGCGACCCGGACCTGCTGCCCGCCGACCTGGTCGCGGCCGTGCGGGCCGAGGGCGGCCGGTGCGTCGGCATCACCCGGGCGGACGTGCGCGACCTGGTGGACGCGCCGACGGCGGCCCTGCGCGCGGCCGGCCACGCCGTGCGCGACCCCGGCACGCTGTGCGAGGCGCTGCGCGCCGTGCTGGCGGCCGACTCGGTGGTCGCCGTGCCCGACAGCGGCGTCGAGGACCCCGGCGAGAACTGCGCGCGACTCGTCGCGCGGGACGGCACGGTGGTCGTCGCCCGGCGCGGCTGGGCGCCGTTCACGCAGGTGGAGCTGGCGCGGGCGCGGGCGCTGCTGGACCTGCTGGCGGGCGGCGGCGTGGTCGCGCCGCAGCCGACCGCGCTGGTCACCGCGGACGGCATGGCCGTCGTGCTGCGGCCCGGCCGCACGGGTGACGAGGACGCGGTGGCCGCGCTGCACGCGCGCTGCTCGATGGGCACCCTGTTCAACCGGTACCACGCGGGGGTGCGGACCGTGCCCAGGCGCTGGCTGCACCGGCTGCTCAGCCCGCCGCGCGGCACCACGGTCGTCGCCCACTGCGCCGACCGGGTCATCGCGCTCGGCCAGCTGATCCCGATGTCCACTCCGGACAGCGCCGAGGTGTCGCTGCTGGTGGAGGACGCCTGGCAGGGGCGGGGAGTGGGGACGGCGCTGCTCGGCGCGCTGGCCCGCACCGCGCGTGCCGCCGGGTACGCGGAACTGGTCGGCTGGTGCCTGCCCGCGGAGACCGGGCTGGTGCGCACGGCGGCCCGCGCGGGCCTGGTCGCGTCGACCCGCCGGGAGGACGGCCTGCACCGCGTGTCGATCTCCGCGACCGGGGTGGGGATCGCCCGTCCGAGCGTGCGTGAGAGCGCTTCCCAACAGATCGCCTCGGGCTAAGCTGGACCTCGTACGGCGATCGTCGAGGAGTGGTGCTCGTGTCCGTCCAATCGCACAGCGCCCGGCCCACGCTGGAGGACGTAGCGGCGAAGGCTGGCGTTTCCCGTGCGACGGCGTCGCGGGTGCTCAACGCCTCACCCAGGGTGAGCCCGGAGGCGCACGAGGCGGTCACCGCGGCCGTGGTGGAGCTGGGCTACCAGCCCAACCACGCCGCGCGGGCCCTCGTGACCAGGCGGACCGGCGCGGTGGCGGTGGTGTTCTCCGAGCCGGAGCCGAAGATCTTCGACGACCCGCACTTCGCGTGGCTGATCCGCTCCGCGGCGCGCGCGCTCGCCGACGCCGACGTGCAGATGGTGCTGATGCTGGTGCACTCGCCGCAGGACCAGGCGCGCGCCGAGCGGTTCCTGGCCGGCGGGCACGTGGACGGCGCGCTGATGTTCGTCCCGCACAAGGGCGACCAGATCCTCCAGGCGACGCGCAAGCTGCCGCTGCCCGCCGTCTTCGCCGGCCGCCCGTGGGGCTCGCTGCGCGGCCTGCACCTGGTGGACCACGACAACGAGGGTGGCGGCCTGCTCGCCACCGAGCACCTGATCTCGATGGGGCGCGAGAAGATCGTGTCGGTGACGGGTCCGTTGGACGAGCACTCGGCGATGGACCGGCTCGCGGGCTGGCGGCTCGCGGTGGGCGCCGACGACGAGACCACGGAGCTGATGACCGAGGACGGCGGCTTCTCCCGCGAGGGCGGCAAGCGCGCCATGCAGGCGCTGCTGGCCCGGGTGCCCGACCTCGACGCCGCGTTCATCGCCTCCGACCACATGGCGGCGGGCGCGCTGGACGCGCTGCGCGAGGCGGGCAGGCGCGTGCCGGAGGACGTGGCGGTCGTCGGCTTCGACGACCACCCGATGATCGCGCCGCACACCACGCCCTCGCTGACCAGCGTGCGCCAGGACACGACCGCCCAGGTGCGGCACATGGTCACCCACCTGCTGCGGCTGCTGCGCGAGGAGCCGGTCAAGGCGCGGCGCGAGGTGCTGCCGACCACCCTGGTCAAGCGCGAGTCCGCGCCGTAGCGGGCCGGCCCCTCCCCTCGGAGGGCCCGGCCCGCCGGACCCGGCGTCACGCCACGTCGTACCCGGTCGCCGGCACGGCGTTCGCGCCCACCACGCGGGCGAGGGTGCGGCCGCTGCGCTTCACCGTGCGGACCTGCGTGGCGTAGTCCACGTGCACGATGCCGAACCGCTGGCTGTACCCGGCGGCCCACTCGAAGTTGTCCAGCAGCGACCACGCGAAGTACCCGCGCACGTCCACGCCCGCCTGCACCGCCCGGTGCACGGCGCGCAGGTGGTCGACCAGGTAGCGGGTCCGCTCGACGTCGTCCACCTCGCCGTCCACGACCTCGTCGGGGAACGCCGACCCGTTCTCGGTGACCACCAGCGGCACGTCGACGTCCCGGCCCAGGCGTTCCAGCAGGGCGGTGAACGACGACGCGTCCACCTCCCAGCCGAACCCGGTGACCTCCCCCCGCGCGGGCAGGAACTCCACCCCGCGCAGACCGGGGTGCGGGCCGCCGGGGACGAACGCCGGGTCGTCGGACAGCGCGACGCGGGTGGGGCTGTAGTAGTTGACGCCCATCCAGTCGATGGGCGCGGCGATCACGTCCAGGTCGCCCTCCCGCACCACCGCGGACCAGTCGCCCAGCCACGCGGTGTCGGCCAGCACGTCCTCCGGGTAGCCGCGCCCGGCCAGCGGGTCGAGGAACAGCCGGTTCTGGAGGCCGTCGACGCGGCGGGCCGCCTCGGGGTCGGAGTCCGGCGTCACCGAGCAGAAGTTCAGCACGATGGAGAGCCGGTGGTCGGCCGGCGCCTGCGCGCGCATCGCCTCCACCGCCAGGCCGTGGCCGAGCAGCAGGTGGTGCGCGGCCTCCAGCGCGCCCTTCGGGTCGACCACGCCGGGCGCGTGGACGCCGTCGGCGTACCCGAGGAACGCCGAGCACCACGGCTCGTTGAGCGTCGTCCACAGCTGCACCCGGTCGGCCAGGCGCTCGTGCACGAACGCCGCGTAGTCGGCGAACCGGTACGACGTGTCACGCGACCGCCACCCGCCCGCGTCCTCCAACGCCTGCGGCAGGTCCCAGTGGTAGAGCGTCGCGACCGGGCGCACGCCCCGGCCGAGCAGCTCGTCCACCAGGCGGTCGTAGAAGTCGAGCCCCCTCGGCTCGACGCGGCCGGCCCCGGTGGGCTGCACGCGCGGCCACGCGACGGAGAACCGGTAGGCGCCCAGGCCCAGCCCGGCCACCAGCTCCACGTCCGAGGCGTAGCGCCGGTAGTGGTCGCACGCCGGATCGCCCGTGTCGCCGCCCAGCACCGCGCCCGGGCGCGCCGCGAAGGTGTCCCAGATGGACGGTCCGCGCCCGTCCTCGGTGGTGGCGCCCTCGATCTGGAACGCCGCCGTCGCCGCGCCCCACAGGAAGTCCGGCGGGAAGCGCAGCAGGTCGACCTCGGTGGCCGGGTCGGTTGTCGTCATTCGAGTCCTCACCCCTTGACCGCGCCCTGCATGATCCCGCCGACGATCTGCCGCGCCAGCAGGAGGAAGATCGCCACGACCGGCAGCACCGCGAGCGACGCACCGGAGAGCATCAGCGAGTAGTCCGTGTAGTAGCCGCTCGCCAGCGTGGACAGCGCCACCTGCACGGTCGGGCTGTCGTTCGGGTCCAGCACGATCAGCGGCCAGAAGAAGTCGTTCCAGGCCGTCATGAACGTGAACATGCCCATCACCGCCGCCTGCGGCCGCACCGCCGGGAACGCGACGTGCCAGAACGTCCGCAGCACCGAGCACCCGTCCACCCGCGCGGCCTCGACCAGCTCGAACGGCACGGACTCCTCGCACGCCTGCCGCATCCAGAACACCGAGAACGCGCCGATCAGCGCGGGCACGATGACCGCCTGGAGCGTGCCGTACCAGTCGAGGTCCGACATCAGCATGTAGAGCGGGATCACGCCGAGCTGCGTGGGCACCATGGACGTGCCGACGACGACCAGGAACAGCGCGTTGCCGCCCCGGAACCGCAGCCGGGCGAACGCGAAGCCCGCGAGCGTGCCGAGCACGACGTTGCTGATCGCCACCGTGCCCGCGACGACCAGCGAGTTCTGCATGGCGAGCCAGAAGTCGACGGTGTCGAACACGCGGGCCAGGTTCTCGAACAGGTTGCCGCCCGGCACGAGCGACGGCACCGCCTCGCCGAGCGCCGAGTTGTCCTTGCTGGCGATGAGGAACGAGTAGTAGAGCGGGAAGACCGACGCGAGCAGCACCACGACCAGCACCGCGTAGGCGAGCGGTCCGGCCTTGGTGGCGGAGAACTTCGCGCGCACCGGCCTCACCCCTTCGACGCGATGCGCCGCGTCACCGCGAAGTTGACCATCGCCACCACGAGGATGAGCAGGAACAGCACCCACGCGATGGCCGACGAGTAGCCCGCGTCGAACAACCGGAAGCCCTTCTCGTACAGGTACATCACCAGGGTCTGGAACTGCCGGTCGTCGCCGCCGGTGCCGGTGGCCGTGCCACCCGGGTCGAACAGCTGCGGCTCGACGAACAGCTGCATGCCGCCGATGGTGGACACGATGACGGTGAACAGGAGCGTCGGCCGGATGCTCGGCACGGTGATCGACCAGAACACCCGCCACCGGGACGCGCCGTCGAGCATCGCCGACTCGTACATGTCCTTGGGCACGGACTGCATGGCGGCCAGGTAGATGAGCGCGTTGTAGCCGACCCACCGCCACATCACCATCGAGCTGATGGCCAGGTGCGAGGCCCACGTCTCGGCGCGCCAGTCCACCGGGTCGACGCCGACCAGGCCGAGGAGCGAGTTGACGATGCCGAAGTCCCGGCCGTAGAGCTGGGCGAACACCAGTGCCACGGCGGCGACCGAGATGACGTTGGGCAGCAGCACACCGGCCCGCCAGAACGCCCGGCCGCGCAGGCCTCGGTCGAGCAGGGCGGCCAGGCCGAGCGCGGCGAACAGCTGGGGCACGGTCGAGAGCAGGAACAGGCTGACCGTGTTGCCCAGCGCGTTCCAGAAGTTGCCGTCGGAGAGCAGCTCGGCGTAGTTGGCGAGGCCGGTGAAGCCCTGGTCGCCGTCGATGAGCTGCCAGTCGTGCAGGGAGACCCAGGCGGTGTAGAGCAGCGGGTACAGGCCGAAGACGCCGAACACCAGGAAGAACGGCGCGATGATCAGGTACGGCGTGTACTTGCCGTCCCACCGGGTGAGCTTGTCCCGCCACGACAGGCGCACGGGCGGCGGGACGGGCGTCGTGCCCCGTCCCGCCGCCGTCCGTTCGGGCGCGACCGTCACTTGGCGGACGCCGCCTTCGCCTCGTTCACGGCCTGCTCCCACGCCTCCGCACCGGACTGCTTGCCGGTCTCCACGCGGGAGAGCGCGTTGTTGAACATCGGCGTGACCACGGAGTCCTTGGTGCCGCGGTAGGTCGG
This region of Saccharothrix longispora genomic DNA includes:
- a CDS encoding carbohydrate ABC transporter permease produces the protein MRAKFSATKAGPLAYAVLVVVLLASVFPLYYSFLIASKDNSALGEAVPSLVPGGNLFENLARVFDTVDFWLAMQNSLVVAGTVAISNVVLGTLAGFAFARLRFRGGNALFLVVVGTSMVPTQLGVIPLYMLMSDLDWYGTLQAVIVPALIGAFSVFWMRQACEESVPFELVEAARVDGCSVLRTFWHVAFPAVRPQAAVMGMFTFMTAWNDFFWPLIVLDPNDSPTVQVALSTLASGYYTDYSLMLSGASLAVLPVVAIFLLLARQIVGGIMQGAVKG
- a CDS encoding carbohydrate ABC transporter permease, translated to MRLSWRDKLTRWDGKYTPYLIIAPFFLVFGVFGLYPLLYTAWVSLHDWQLIDGDQGFTGLANYAELLSDGNFWNALGNTVSLFLLSTVPQLFAALGLAALLDRGLRGRAFWRAGVLLPNVISVAAVALVFAQLYGRDFGIVNSLLGLVGVDPVDWRAETWASHLAISSMVMWRWVGYNALIYLAAMQSVPKDMYESAMLDGASRWRVFWSITVPSIRPTLLFTVIVSTIGGMQLFVEPQLFDPGGTATGTGGDDRQFQTLVMYLYEKGFRLFDAGYSSAIAWVLFLLILVVAMVNFAVTRRIASKG